The Rattus rattus isolate New Zealand chromosome 16, Rrattus_CSIRO_v1, whole genome shotgun sequence genomic interval GAAATGACACCTTAAGAAGTGGCacctgagggttggggatttagctcagtggtagagcgcttgcctaggaagcgcaaggccctgggttcagtccccagctccaaaaaaaagaaccaaaaagaaaaaaaaaaaagaagtggcaCCTGCACGTGTGGACTAAAGGCTATCAGAGGAGTTGCAGGCATAGCAAGTAAGCAGCTGTGCTGATGCCCCAGAGCTAAGCAGGAGCGACAGCTGATGGCCAGGGAGGAAGTGACAATGGCTGTGGTCCAGGTAGGTGTCTAGGCCCTGGCGCACTGAGGCTGAGGACTCCGATATCTTCCCTGTAGTTGGAATGTCGCAGGGCCCTCTCTCTGTGTGATGTACAGGGCTTCCTTGCGCCTTTGGAGCACTGGATGTATGTGACCTGTAATGTAGCTACGTCTGTGATTGTAACATCTTGATAGGAAATTGGCCACTACAACCTGGTAAGTCTGTAGAGCATGCTTGCTGGCCCCGGTAACCTCTGCACGGTGGAGGCTGATCCAGAACGGTTGGAAGTTTGGGGACAGCCTGGGGCTGTGTGAAATGTTGTGGTGTAGTTTGGGCAGAATAACAAGAACTTAATTCAAAATGGTTTTCCTTCATGTGGTACACCTGAGCAGTTGAGGcattttggagatttttttcttattccttagTTACCAGGTCAATCTTAGAGTAATGTACTTTACAGAACTGAATGGTTTGAAACAAACTTTTTCTTGTTTAGCATGAAATGTATACTCTATAGAGGTGGGGCTGGGCCCCAGGAGTATGAAGAaatgctttctgtcttctttacttACATGTTTGTATGGGAGTTGGTTCACACAGGCGGTCAGAGCACAGCTTGTGAGGGTCCGTTTTCTCATTCCACTGTGTAAGGTCCAGGGAATGAAAGGGGTTGGGAGGACAGGCACACTGTTTCATGGAGGACTCTTTTGATTTATCACAGACGCCACGATAGCAGTGGGAGCGGACATTCGGCATTCGAGCCCCTTGTGGCCAACGGAGTCCCTGCTGCATTTGTGCCTAAGTAAGTGAGGTCCTCGGTGATGGAATGCTACTGCTTAGGAATGTGCTTCCGACAGCATCTGCCCTGTCACTTCTCTCTGCGCTCCGCAATGTGTCCACTTCACATGCTTAAGTCTGGAGGAACATTCTAATTCCCGTGACACAGATAtttcctctccagtttctttccagGTTTTTCTATTAATATGGGTGAAATacccagaggacctgtgtttagtgacatgttacatatatataattatatatgtgctGTTGCAGTATATATGTGATGACTATATATTACGCTAGTGTGTTGTGGTAATCTTTCTGGAGTAAGCACTCTGATACCcatgagagaagagagcagaTGTGGTCACTAGTTGACGGAAGCCAGGATAGCTCCTAAGAGCTTGCTCCTGGGCCAGTTCATAGTCTCATCTCATACTCATCTAAGCTACGAGGTGGGGCAAGTAAGCAAGTACATTTTACAGGTGCGTACGAGCAGTCGGGTTGTTTCGAGGGTGTATTATAGTGAACAGGAGAAGCTAAGTAAACCACTAAGTAACATAGTAAGTCTGTGTCTAATGCTTGCTCTATCTCACTCTACTTGACTAATGTTAGTTTGATCCTTCACAAATGGATCACAAGGCTTCTGCTGTGCATGAAATGTTGTGATATGGAATATCTCGACATTTGAGTTTAAAATGTGTGAGAGGAAGTCTGCATGGAAGGAACATAGGCTCCATATGATGAAAAGGCTCCGTCAAGCCTTGCATTCAACTCGCTGTACTGCACTGTGggaggcatgcacacatgtgtggacCACCGAAATATGAAAGGCCCTTAAACAGGCAAAAGGTCGGTGAGGAGGCTTTGAAGGCCCCAGTCCAGAGGACTGTCTCAAAGCAACACAGGTGTCTGGGAGCTAGCTAAAGCGGTGGAGTGCTGGTGGAAGGAGGGGACATTGCTGGCTCTGCTGCAGCAGGCTGCACAGGTGAGAGAGAAGAAGCACACTGCCACAGTTGTCCGTGAACTGGCTTATGGTTGATGCGGGTTGCCCTGGGAAATGGTAAGGGGACCATACCGTAGCAGGGCTAAGCAAAACAGAAAGGACTATGGgagatttctctttttgtttggagTCTCAGGACAGAGTAGTTGGTGCTCAACTCTGAGTTTTCTCTTAGCAGCTTTATTGAGGGATCATTGACAGATGTTAAACTGATGTCCCCTTGATGCCACAATCAAGGTGTAGCTCTTCCTGTTTGTGTTTCCCATGCTGTGGCTTACCCAGTCACTTTGTCAGATACAGGCGGCCATATCATCTGCTGATAGTGCCTGCGATCACACACCTGCCTGCAGTAGCCtatgtcctcctcttcctttccattaGGCCTGGCTCCCTGAAGAGAAGTCTGGCTTCCCAGAGCTCGGATGACCACTTGAACAAACGGTCTCGCACCTCCTCTGTGAGCTCCCTGACTAGCACGTGCACAGGAGGCATCCCCAGCTCCAGCCGCAACGCCATCACCAGCTCCTACAGCTCCACCCGCGGCGTCTCACAGGTGGGTCTCCGTGAGCAAAGGGGCAGACCTCCCTCCTGCTTTGCACTGAACCTGGCTCTAGCCTGAAGTAGCAAATAAACGAGATCGGTGGGATAAACAGCAAGCAAACCTGGTACAAACAGAGAGCCTGCAGATAGAGACTGAAAAGCAGTGCGGTAAATGGGACTGAAAGAGTTTGTTCAGTGTGGAATATAAAGGAGATTTATAGGCAGCTAGAATTTAGTGTGAGTTTTGATGCATGAAGAAGTTGTCATTTTGTTTAGAGTTAGTTAGCATCCATAGGCGGGGAAGCCAGGCAGCTCCACTGGCAGGCGTGCTTGGGGTTGAGCATTGGTATTGACACTAGGAGCTGCACAGGCTCCTGCAGGTAGATCAGTCGCCCtttgtggttttccttttgtttttgagacacggtctcatgtgtcccctggctgtcctgaagcttgctgtacctcaggctggcttGAACGAGCAGTGAgcctcctctttctgcctcccgaGGATTAGGTCTCCAGCTTGCACCTCCATACCCAGCtggtattttatattcatattcatattcatgggGTGTCAGAATCTGTAAAAGTACAGGGTGTACTTGTTATTGTAGGTGATTTTTGTTGGAATAATGAATACAAgtattacctttttattttttttaatttttttttaacttattattttGCAGTGTGTGGTGGAATACATGGTCTACGTAGTAAATTGCAATCAGGGCTATGCAGTAAGACAtggtcttaaaaaaaataaaagaaaagaaaaattatttgggCCTCTGTGAGTTTAGGGGCAACATATGTATGCAGGTGCCCAGAGGCCACCAATCTCCTAGAATAGGACTCTAGTACTTGTGAGCAGACTGGTGTGGAGGCTGGGAACCAACCTGGGTCGTGctcaaaagcagcaagtgtttcttaaccactgagccagctctccacaCTCTCAAAGAGGTTATTTTTAGTTTTGctgtagttgtttgttttttctttttagttttttcagacacagtctctcagtaaaatagccctggctgttctagaactcaatatgtagacctgtctggccttgaactcaaaaaatCCACCCTcctttgcctccctagtgctgggattaaaggtgtgtgcctccccGTCTGGCCAGTTCAGAACGTCTGCCAGTAATGGTCTCAGATGTGTCTCTGCTTGACTTGCAGCTGTGGAAGAGGAGTGGCCccacctcttctcccttctccagccCAGCTTCCTCCCGCTCCCAGACACCAGAGAGGCCAGCCAAGAAGACAAGGTGATCATCGTTCCCTCCTGGTCACTTTGTATGGACGGGGCAATGGGCTTAACAGGGATTAGCTGGTGGGCTGCTTTCTCTGACTCAGCAAATCAAAGAGTCAAGCCCCAGAAAAGTAGCAAAGAGCCTGCTAGAGTTATGTCCCTGTCCTACAGTGAGAGCAGCTGATGGCTGGAGTTCCTTCTCTGTCTCATACTCCACTGGGAGTGGTGCAGAGTGGACCCGGTCAGCAGGGAGCCTGAGTCTCTCGCCCCAGTTCACCCTTCCCTGGAGCTCAGCTCCCTCAAGGATCAGGTCTGTCTGTGTCTGGCCCCACCTCCCCAACTGCCACCCAGCCTTtttttattctgtctgtctgtctgtcttgggcCTGCTTCCTCACCAGTTCCTCCTTGTTCCTGGCACTAACCTACCATTAGAGCCTGAAGATGTAGTCTGGGACCCTGGACTTGGCAGGCTTTGAGTAAAGCTTTGCAGATCCCTGTTCTGTATTTGATTAAAGGCTGGTTGTTCATGGCCTCTGTCAACTCATAGTGATATGCTGACACCTAGAGCTGTGGTTTTTCTAGACTTTGCCTGTGTAGgaatgtgcaagtgtgtgtgtgtggggggggtgccaTGCAGCCTCCAGGCCTTCCCAAGTAAACCCTAGCTTTTCACAATCTCCACAGAGAGGAGGAACCATGTCACCAGTCCAGTTCTTCAGCTCCCTTGGTGACAGACAAGGAGTCCCCAGGAGAAAAGGGTAAGTAGAGAAGCCATGGGAGCCGAGAGTGGCATCTCCAGTGGAAGTTAGCCACTGTGTGGCTTGGAAGATAGTTGTAGCCCTTTGGAGGTCCAGCATAGGAAGGGGGTCCACTGTAGAATATGAGCTCAGGGTTGGGCTCTGAGGAGTGGGGTCACAGCTGTTCCGGAAGCAGTCAGAAACAACACTAACACAGAAAACAATCTCTTCCAAACTGTCTTGACCTTGACTAGGGAGGCCAGCAACCCTGTGTTTCTGTAGTTACAGATCCAGCCATGGGGAAGCAGCAGAGCCTGTGGACTTCCCCACCCACACCTGGCAGCTCCGGGCAACGCAAACGCAAGATTCAGCTGCTGCCCTCCCGGCGAGGGGACCAGCTCACCTTGGTATGTCTTATCCATCCCTCTCAGCTCTTTTAGTCTCAGGGAGTCTGGGGCAGGTTTCCACAGCTTCTGGGGTTGGTCTAACCTGCCTCTGTTTGCTTGGGCAGCCTCCACCCCCTGAGCTTGGCTATTCCATCACTGCCGAAGACCTGGACATGGAGAGGAGAGCCTCACTGCAGTGGTTTAACAAGGTCTTGGAGGATAAGATGGGTAAGACCGTGGAGCTcagcatgctctgtgtgtgtttcagcttTCCTGGGAAGAGAAGTTGTAGAATACTTGATTTTCCATTTAGTTCTGAGTCTCATCTTCCAAGACTGCCTTCAGAGTCATAATACTGCTGCTTGAGCCTCCAAAGTGCAGGGTTTCAGATGTGTGCCATCACAACCAGCTCTTGGGTCTTTGTCCCCACTTGTTCTACCAGGGGCCTTATTACCAGGAGCTGTCACCAATACTTTCCCATGGGAAATGGGAGTTTTGTATAGTGTGTGAAAATAGAGTTACTGTGTAACTGCTTAGTCTCCCATTCATAGTCCTCTTGCCTGCACTCCCGTGTGCTGGAGCACAGGCCGTGTGCCACCAGTGAGGTTAGGGAAGCATTTCTGGACAGGCGTTTCTGAATCGGGAAGGAGGTCCGATGTAAAAAGCTTACCTTTCCTCTGCAGATGATGCCTCCACCCCAGCCACTGACACCTCCCCTGCCACCAGCCCTCCCTTCACACTCACCCTGCCTACCGTGGGGCCTGCTGCCTCACcagcctccctcccagctcccagctctaaCCCACTGTTGGAGAGTTTGAAGAAGATGCAGGAgtctccagccccatcctccTCAGGTAAGCAGAGCAGTGtgccctggaattacaggcttttGACATGACGGGAGTGTGTAGCCTGTCAGTTCAGGGCTTCAGAATGCCCTGGTCTGGAAATACACAGGGAGGCGGGCTGTAATACTGGGTTCATGGTTGAAAGGCAGCTAGCTGCCCTAGCGGTCCTGAGTGTGTCTTCTCTGCATTGAGAACGCTGTCTTCTTTGGGAGGTATGAACAGTGCGAGGCATCTATAGCTTTCTGGACCCCAAACCTAGGGTAACCGAAATCCCTTTCTCTGGGTGGGACTAGTGAGCCTTACCAGCTAATGCCTTCATGGCCCACACTTGCACACGCCGTGTAGTTGACGTCTCACACTGGAGTGCAGGCGTGCTGATGTAGCTCTCGGGGCTGCCAGACACTCTTTGCTGGGTTGGTAAACATGATGGGCCTTTGTCCCATGTAGACAGGGAAGTTGCAGAGCTGCAGGAATAGCATTTTCCTTCATGACCACAAATGCAGCCCCAGATAGGCTCCCCTGCTTTCCCTTCTGTCTTTGCTGGAATCTGTGGGGGTACAAATGTCTTGAGTcgtggtgtggtggtggttgcTGGAGGGTGCAGGCGTGTTGAGTGCCACTCTCAGACTTCCTCAGGACTCACCTCACTTCTTCTCTTCCCAGAACCTCCTGAGACAGCAACAGTTGCGGCCCCTTCACCTCTGAAGACACCTAGCCTCCTGGCCCCTCTTGTCTCACCACTGACAGGGCCCCTAGCCAGCACCTCCTCAGACTCCAAACCTACAACCACCTTCCTGGGGCTGGCTTCTGCTTCATCCGCCACACCACTCACTGACACCAAGGCCCCTGGAGTCTCTCAGGCCCAGCAGTCTGTCAGCACCCCAGCCTCCACAGCTCCCTCCCCAACTCCAAAGCCCAGCACTCTGTTCGGGATGCTGAGTCCACCTGCCAGCTCCTCTTCCCTTGCCACTCCTGGCCCAGCTTGCGCTTCTCCCATGTTTAAGCCCATTTTCCCAGCCACACCTAAGAGTGAGAGTGATAATCCCTTGCCAACTAGCTCCTCAGCCGCCACGACAACTCCAGCCAgcaccgccctccccacaacagccACCGCCACAGCTCACACTTTCAAGCCCATTTTTGAGAGCGTAGAGCCATTTGCAGCCATGCCCCTGTCAACTCCCTTCTCCCTGAAGCAGACAACTGCTCCAGCCACCACTACAGCCACATCAGCTCCTCTCTTCACTGGCCTGGGCACTGCCACTTCCACAGTGGCCTCTGGCAccacagcttctgcctccaagccTGTGTTTGGCTTTGGAGTGACCACTGCAGCGAGCACTGCCAGTACCATAGCTTCCACCTCCCAGTCACTTCTGTTTGGGGGAGCCCCGCCTGTTACTGCTTCCAGTTCTGCCCCAGCCCTGGCCTCCATCTTCCAATTTGGCAAGCCCCTTGCCCCAGCAGCGTCTGTGGCAGGCACCTCCTTTAGCCAGTCCCTTGCCAGCTCTGCCCAGACTGCTGCCAGCAATAGTAGTGGTGGCTTCAGTGGTTTTGGTGGGACCCTCACCACCTCCACCTCTACCCCTGCCACCACCAGCCAGCCCACTCTGACCTTCAGCAACACTGTCACCCCCACCTTCAACATTCCCTTTAGCGCCAGTGCCAAGCCTGCGCTCCCAACCTACCCCGGAGCCAACTCACAGCCCACATTTGGAGCCACTGATAGGGCCACCAAGCCGTCACTTGCCCCAAGTTTTGGCAGCTCTTTCACTTTTGGCAACTCTGTGGCCTCAGCCCCGTCGGCAGCCCCGGCACCAGCCGCCTTTGGTGGTGCTGCACAGCCAGCTTTCGGAGGGTTGAAAGCCTCAGCCTCCACCTTCGGCACCCCTGCCAGCACTCAGCCGGCTTTTGGTAGCACCACCTCCGTGTTCTCCTTTGGTtcagccaccacatctggctttggTGCCGCTGCCGCCACCACACAGACCACCCACAGTGGGAACAGCGGCTCTCTGTTTGGCAGCTCTACTCCATCCCCATTCACATTTGGTGGCTCAGCAGCTCCTGCTGGCGGTGGAGGCTTTGGGCTTAGTGCTACACCAGGTACCGGCTCCACCTCTGGAACTTTCAGCTTTGGATCTGGACAGAGCGGGACCACGGGCACCACCACCTCCTTTGGGGGAAGTCTGAGTCAGAACACCCTGGGCGCACCTAGCCAGAGCTCACCTTTCGCCTTCAGTGTGggcagcacacctgaaagcaagCCTGTGTTTGGAGGTAAGATTGGCAACCCTGTTAGGGGTTAGTGCACCATAGTCGTCTGCATTGTTAGAGGCCAACTGGCAATCCAAACTAGAGATGATGGTAGCCCTGTGCAGTGAAGAAAGGTTTCTGGAGGCTTGGAGAGGTGACTGGTCTTAGGTCTTTggctgtatgtctgtctgtttaccacatgtgtgctggtgcccacccccagcagctacaagagggcgttagatccctgggacctgtgagctgccatgtgggtgctggaaattgaatctagGTCTCTggaaccattgagctatctctccagcctcaattaGAAAACCAAAATCAATGCCTTTGAAGAAGTAATGAATGGAAGGAAAAATGTTTGGTTTATGTGCTTGGTGTTAACCTGTGCGTACAGTCATTCCTAGCTTTATCTTGTATGGTTACTTGTGCTTGTACAGGAAGCACTTTTAactcaccaagccatctccccagctgctgTAATttatagtgtgtatgtatgcac includes:
- the LOC116885285 gene encoding nuclear envelope pore membrane protein POM 121, with protein sequence MSPAAAAADGGERRRPPLGVREGRGRTRGCGGPAGAAALGLALLGLALYLVPAAAALAWLAVGASAAWWGLSREPRGPRGLSSFVRESRRHPRPALTASPLPAKSPVNGSLCEPRSPLGGPDPAELLLMGSYLGKPGPPEPALPQDPRDRPGRRPPSRFPPSSSTAQRVHHVYPALPTPLLRPSRRPPHRDCGPLSSRFVITPRRRYPIQQAQYSLLGALPTVCWNGGHKKAVLSARNSRMVCSPVTVRIAPPDSKLFRSPMPEQILSTTLSSPSSNAPDPCAKETVLNALKEKKKRTVAEEDQLHLDGQENKRRRHDSSGSGHSAFEPLVANGVPAAFVPKPGSLKRSLASQSSDDHLNKRSRTSSVSSLTSTCTGGIPSSSRNAITSSYSSTRGVSQLWKRSGPTSSPFSSPASSRSQTPERPAKKTREEEPCHQSSSSAPLVTDKESPGEKVTDPAMGKQQSLWTSPPTPGSSGQRKRKIQLLPSRRGDQLTLPPPPELGYSITAEDLDMERRASLQWFNKVLEDKMDDASTPATDTSPATSPPFTLTLPTVGPAASPASLPAPSSNPLLESLKKMQESPAPSSSEPPETATVAAPSPLKTPSLLAPLVSPLTGPLASTSSDSKPTTTFLGLASASSATPLTDTKAPGVSQAQQSVSTPASTAPSPTPKPSTLFGMLSPPASSSSLATPGPACASPMFKPIFPATPKSESDNPLPTSSSAATTTPASTALPTTATATAHTFKPIFESVEPFAAMPLSTPFSLKQTTAPATTTATSAPLFTGLGTATSTVASGTTASASKPVFGFGVTTAASTASTIASTSQSLLFGGAPPVTASSSAPALASIFQFGKPLAPAASVAGTSFSQSLASSAQTAASNSSGGFSGFGGTLTTSTSTPATTSQPTLTFSNTVTPTFNIPFSASAKPALPTYPGANSQPTFGATDRATKPSLAPSFGSSFTFGNSVASAPSAAPAPAAFGGAAQPAFGGLKASASTFGTPASTQPAFGSTTSVFSFGSATTSGFGAAAATTQTTHSGNSGSLFGSSTPSPFTFGGSAAPAGGGGFGLSATPGTGSTSGTFSFGSGQSGTTGTTTSFGGSLSQNTLGAPSQSSPFAFSVGSTPESKPVFGGTSTPTFGQSAPAPGVGTAGSSLSFGAPSTPAQGFVGVGPFGSGAPSFSIGAGSKTPGARQRLQARRQHTRKK